From the genome of Chanodichthys erythropterus isolate Z2021 chromosome 17, ASM2448905v1, whole genome shotgun sequence:
tttattaatatttttaattagcttttatttttatattttcagtttgaagttaattttgttttgtgctcatcatttttttttatatctcaatttattttttattttagttttagtaagaGCTAAAAACTATTTACAGTTTTagtaaataaaaacttttaaaaacttaacatttatttcaatagtCTTAGTTTCCAATGACAGCACAGTTACTCTTGAATGTATGAAAATTGAAATGAACACTGCTGATACAATAACAGAGCAATCATATCTAATTCTCTGTCTTATTGTGTATTGTAAGGTTCAATGTGTTGCTGGATCGTTGCTATGCCACAACCAGCCCATATCCAGTCAGCAGCACCTCCTATGATCTTTTTGTTGGGTAAGTcattcataatttttttaaaaaagagtgGTTAAGAAGACACTTAATTCACTTGTGAGCACCTCATCTATTGTTGTTTATAAAGGTGTACTCGTGATGCCCAGACAAAGGTCGACACGAATGGGTTATCCCAGGAAGCTCACTTCTCCTTTGAGGCTTTCCGTTTTGTGGAACATAAGAACCTGACCATCTCCACATTCTACCTGCATTGTGCTACCCGACTCTGTGAGAACTCCACTTGTGCCAATTTGATCCCGGTAACTATATGATGCCAGgatttcatttattaattagttgttgtttttttatttagctcATGTGTTTATGGTTGTGTGTAGATATTATCAGaccttttgtgtgttttgtagaAATGCGTAAGGAAGAGAGAAGTCGAATCTCCAGAGTATAACTCTAGTGATGTAGCCACTGTCTCCTCAGGACCAATCAAAACCAGAGTTGACAATGGCAACGGTACAAAGAATCATCCTAAATTTACTtcataaacaaaaaaagttaatgatttaaaaaaattaaaaatgatctgCCTTTTTTCCGCAGGTGTCCTTGTGATCAGTAGATGTAAGAATTCTCTTTACCAACAACACCTCATTTTAATAAACACATTAAGAACCTTATCTAAATAGTTATATCACTTAATGTTTCATTATGATGATGTGATTTGATGTTGATCTTTTTCTTGTGTATATCTAGATACGTCATCAGCATCCATCCCTCAACTGACGTATGCTGGCATAGCCACTGGCTTGCTGAGCTTCTTTCTACTTGACTGGTTGTCTACATCAGGACTTGCATGATCTACATCAAGATTTGGGAATTGCTTATCTCTTGACAGACCACAACAGTCTTAGAAGATCTCTCACATGATACAAAAATGTGAGAAAATATATGTGTCAGTTATTAGCACCTCTATTTTTCAAACTGGTAGATagaatattttgtaattttgatctttttttttgtcctatGTTCTATGATCTTCTATGAGAAcaaggaaaaagagaaaagaaacatATTCAGTAGGCTATGTAGTATACACAATGccttttttaaattgaaaagtCTATAATGCATGTAATACTGCTCTTGGggaaaatatataaactatgtatgttataatttaacatttaaacttgAATAAAAGTGTAAGAAACTGTCTTTGTCCCTGGTATTTTCACTTATCCAGGTCATCATAGAATGTTAGGATTTCATTATAGCAGCAACGTAATGTCTCTGAACATGATTGATACCACTGCCAAAGCGTGTACTATAAGAATATAAACATGCCTATGATGACTGCATATCAGTTTCCCTTCCTCCGAGTTTTTTTCAATATCACGGGGAAAAATGATTTGTCAATGCATTTGCGTTCCGCTGAGAAACGTTTGCTCTCAACCTTTTGAGCTCTTTGCGAGTGAACACAAATTTTCTTGGTGGAAAGCAAAAGTTTTTGCGAgggaacacaaagtttctcggggggaTTTTTTccttcaccatgtccctttcGGGGCTCCATTCCCAGCAAACACAGAAAATTCCCCTAACGTTAATATTTGGTTCccgtttggttatttttttgaaaaccaAATACTAACGTTCTGGAAACGTTCTTTTTAGGTTTCATTTTTTGCAACCATAAAATAACGTCTTATCACAggtataaatattaaattgacTGGTTACCATCTCTGAGttaacattaatatatatttacatatctGCTTCCAAATAATTTTTGCAATTGTCTTTGTATGTCTCGATGATATTTGGGTCGTGAGGGCAAACATTCAGATGTCACACTTTTGTGTATCTTTATCTGTAATCTGTGAATCTCAGCACAAAACAACTTTCTCTCCCAAGGGAACACATGTTCTTTGCACTTTCTGAAAGGCTGTGGGGAACCTGATGAAGTTTATCTAGTCCTTTGAGACCGGAGAGAGTCTCTGCCAGCTGAAAAGTAGACACGATCAGACAGCTCTgctcctctcttcagtctcaccAGAGCCCTTGTTCTGTAAGCATGACCCAGCCTCACCGCCTCCTTTCTGAGGCTCTTTGCTCCAGATTTCAATAGTGGTGCATTGTTTGTATGCATTGTCAGAATTCCATTGTTATGTAATACAAGTCCAATTCAGTACGGCCTTTATGATGTTTAATTGCTTTTAAAGGTTTTAAACTAGCCATTTGTTTAAATGGACAAGGGTAATGGTTTGTGTAAATATATGTACTTATAAATGTGCATGTACTCATTCTACAAACATGCATGTGATAAACAGCACTCTATTCGCTAGGTGATGCTAGTGATCAAGAAGTTTCATATTGTTTCTGACTAAAGTGACCACTCAGGCTCAAGGGGTCATGGTAGCCATTTAAAAATGGCCTTTTATTCTGACTAAATTAATTTTCCTGTGGTGCCATTAGCCAGTCAAAACTTATGAATGTGGATTAATCAGTAATTTATGGTTCAGTTGATTAGCTTAAAAGCAATTGTGTCTGGAATTGACTATAGCCAAGAACAAAGGTAGCAGATTTTCATACTGAATGCTTCTAGGAAGTCTCACTTTCTTAGGTAGTCAGATGTAGGTCATCCAGGTATTCTTTGCATGTATAAGTGATTtacatacaccgatcaggcataacattatgactacTGACCTGCCAAATCAGCATGGCGGTTGCTCAGCTTTAGGCATGGATGAGAGGAGCAAGAATCAGGTGACTCATAGGATGGGACAGGAGGCTGAACTAGCTTCATGCTGGATATGGAGTAAGAGAGAGGAAGAAAGCTGGGAGCCAGGATGAGATGGGCAGTGATTTGGCCATCACTGCCGATCCACCAACTGGAGAGTGTTGTGGTTAAGGGTCGAAACACTCAAGGAAGGTTGGGTACCACCTGATGACATCTGCTGCTGGCAGAAAGCTACAGTTACCTAAACTGGTAAACAAAGAAAGCACCCAACAGGTGTATTCACAATGGAaaaccactgacaggtgaagtgaataacactgattatctcttcatcatggcACTTGTGAGTGAGTAagatacagtgggtacggaaagtattcagacccccttaaatttttcactctttgttataatgcagccatttgctaaaatcatttaagttcatttttttccctcattaatgtacacacagcaccccatattgacagaaaaacacagaattgttgacatttttgcagatttattaaaaaagaaaaactgaaatatcacatggtcctaagtattcagaccctttgctgtggcactcatatatttaactcaggtgctgtccatttcttctgatcatccttaaGATGGTTCTGCACCTTCATTtaagtccagctgtgtttgattataatgattggacttgattaggaaagccacacatctgtctatataagaccttacagctcacagtgcatgtcagagcaaatgagaatcatgaggtcaaaggaactgcctgaagagctcagagacagaattgtggcaaggcacagatctggccaaggttacaaaaaatttctgatgcacttaaggttcctaagagcacagtggcctccataatccttaaatggaagacgtttgggacgaccagaacccttcctagagctggccgtctggtCAAACTGTGCTATCgagggagaagagccttggtgagagaggtaaagaagatcccaaagatcactgtggctgagctccagagatgcagtcgggagatgggagaaagttgtagaaagtcaaccatcactgcagccctccaccaatcggggctttatggcagagtggcccgacggaaacctctcctcagtgcaagacacatgaaagcccgcatagAGTTTGCCAAgatacagggatatcctggacgaaaaccttctccagagtgctcatgacctcagactgggccgaaggtttaccttccaacaagacaatgaccctaagcacacagctaaaataacgaaggagtggcttcacaacaactctgtgactgttcttgaatggcccagccagagccctgacttaaacccaattgagcatctctggagagacctaaaaatggctgtccaccaacgtttaccatccaacctgacagaactggagaggatctgcaaggaggaatggcagaggatccccaaatccaggtgtgaaaaacttgtttcatctttcccaaaaagactcatggatgtattagatcaaaatggtgtttctactaaatactgagcaaagggtctgaatacttaggaccatgtgatatttcagtttttcttttttaataaatctgcaaaaatgtcaacaattctgtgtttttctgtcaatatggggtgctgtgtgtacattagtgagggaaaaaaataacttaaatgattttagcaaatggctgcaacataacaaagagtgaaaaatttaagggggtctgaatactttctgtacccactgtatattaggcagcaagtgaacattttgtcctcaaagttaaTGTGTTAGAAGGAGGAACAAttggcaagcgtaaggatttaagcaagtttgacaagggccaaactGTGATGACTAGACGAATGGGTcaggatgttactttgacacatgccacctacctaagcattgttgcagaccatgtacaccctttcattgAGACGGTATTCCCTGGTTGCTGTggtctctttcagcaggataatgcatcctgccacaaagcaaaaatggttcaggaatggtttgaggagcacaacaatgagtttgaggtgttgacttggcctccaaattccccaaatcttaatccaatcgagcatctgtgggatgtgctgaacaaacaagtccgatccattgaggctccacctcacaacttacaggatgTAAAGGATCTGCTGCCAACATGTTGGTGTCAgttaccacagcacaccttcagggagtccatgcctcgatgtgtcagggctgttttgtcagcaaaagggggaccaacacaatattaggaagttggtcataatgttatgactgatcggtgtatataatACACAATTAATCACCATATACAAATACCTTTTTATAtagcaataaaaaataacttcTGCATTGTAAACAgttttctgtttatttaatCACTTTTCATGAAATTTCTGCTATTTTCTAAGGTATTTTATCAGGTGTGTCcagcattattttgcttgtaGTACAGTATATCTACGATGTTAGTAGCGGTGTATTTCACAAATAAAGCATTCACCCTCAGCTCATTTTTCACATCCTTGGAAACAAATTTATTCTGTCCCAATTATGGGACACAACATTGCAATTCACACATTTTGCATCTTCCTCCTTTCCTGGTTAAACAATTTTTGGTGGTGTTTTAATATGGCTTTAAATTTTGGCTTTTTCAAGGTCTcgaaatatatataattatataagaaatatatataactttttagGTATTCTCATTAGCTACATAATTCAGCAACTTCTTCAAAAATagataatattacaaaaattacCCCAACATCCACCAAATGATCTCCAAATGTAACATGTAAGTGCCGTTTTCCATCTTGTGTGGGTACATTTAATCGGATCTCTGTTCAGTCATACTGGACACGCATTTAAGTGAAGGTGTACAGTGAATGAAATCTAGCAGAATAATAACCCAATACTATCTAGATAAGAAACTCATGTAAATGCAAGGTGTAATGGGGTCTTACTTATGTGACAGAAATCTAATCTATTCTACTATAAATTATAAGAAATGCAAGATATTGTATGTggacaaatataattttaaacatgTGTTTTGATAAAAGTCACTGTAATCTCATTTCCATGTGTTTTTGGCTGCTGTTACGATCCTCAGTGGTAGCAAGCCTTCCACCCATTCATTGGGAGATTCCATCATTCTCCTCCATAAAGCGACCTCCTCTGTTGTAGAGTCCATCCAGTCCACCTGTACTCCATAACTCTTACCTGTACAACAAGTGTGataatattcattatatatatgtttatttttctagaTCTCAGAACACACAAAGAGCCCAACACTGGACTGCACCTGTGCCCAAGCCGAGTCTCAGGCCTCCAAGCGAGTGATTGGCTAGACGGTCCCGGTCCCAAACAGTAAGCTCCACACAAGCCTCTTTTAGGTCCTCTGCCCTGAAGCCATCATACACCATAGTGTGATTAAATATGGGGTTGGTTGTTCTCTTCAGCACCCGAGTCTTCTGACGGCTCTTTTTGCTGGTGTCGGGGAGTACAAAGCTGTGCAAACAATTAACAATGATTATTTAATGGGACCTTAAAGggatgaaaattatcccatttGCTCAGAatgctcaccctcaagccatcctaggtgtatattttgtttctgatgaacacagttggagatatatttgaaaatatccttgctcctccaagttttataatggttgtgaagggggggccacattttgaagccaaaaaaatgcatccatccatcataaaaattaatccatacggctccagggggttaatgaaggccttctgaagtgaagcgatgggttttgtatgaaaaatatatatatttttaaaactttgccTCTCCTATATCCTACCTACGCCATACATTGCATCATTACTCATTTGGCACAAGTCGACTTGCATAGTATGTGTACGGTCGTCAACCGGAAGCtagtttttttagtttattaagttttaaatatggatatttttcttacaaaaatacaatgcttcgcttcagaaggcctttattaaccccctgaagccgtatggattatttcttattatggatggatgaatttttTGGGTttcaaaatctatatttttaaaaatatatctgattgtgttcgtctgaaataagtcatatacacctaggatggcttcagggtgagtaaatcatgggataattttcatttttgggtgaaccattccttaatttaaaaaatcacaataatACAATGCAATCATAGTATAATACCATTTTACATATGGGTCAATAGTTGGACTTCTGATAAGAGGGAGATTCTTGCAGTCTTTGACCCAGATATGCACTTCACCAGAGCCAGGAATGTTCTTTGCtggattaaaaaataaacactcaCACAGATCAATTGGCAAATCTGTGACATTTGACTTTATTTGTGACATAATGTGCAGTCTTTCTGTATTTAAGCTGCACGTATGTGAATTGTATTGTaattagtaaattattgtaaagGGTGGAGCCTTACAGTGGGAGATCTGAGGCAGGAAACGTATGGCCAGTCTCATCTGTCCTCTTAAGTCAGATGGCTGGAGGCTGTTTGTGGTCTGTGAGAAGAGATTCTGGAATCAAGAGAGATTTGTATTTTCATTTGTTTAgtattttaactttaaaaatgatATGTATCACAAGTTtcacataaaataaattatggGCGCATTCATACTGTACCCTTGGTTTAAGAGGAAAAAGCTTCATCTCTGTATCAGTAAAGTCCCACGAGGAAAGGTCAAGCTCTATTTCACCCAGGAAGCTGTTACGTCCGAATGTGTCATTGTGCCATGCTGAAAGGTTGAGAACCTGGGACGTCAGGTACTCCATTCGGACTCTGTACTGTATGcatcaaataataaaatgaacaaagatcATTAGGCATTAGGATTGATGCATATAGGGGAGACTGGGGTTAGTTACTCCAGTGACTATCTCTCAGATTAGGGTTATTTTTCAAGTACATTTTATGTTTCATTGTTATacggggggaaaaaaagtaaagtaaattGAACACACACAATAGCGTGGCATGTTGTCACACTATATGGGGAAAGTTGTCACAACTGCCATTAAACAGCCTATTATAGATGTTTCAGGTCAAAATGAACATTAAAACAATTATGAAACATTACGCAATTCATGAAACAGCAACAATGTGAAATGTGATGTGCAAATATATCAAACCATTTATTTGACCATGTAAAACATGTGACTGCTAACTCCCTGACTTATTCTATTAGTGATTTCCTTACCCTAAGAATCTCATTGTATGTAGGATTCAGTGTTTTCTTCTTCACGGCGGTTTTTCTTTTTCCCAAATTGGCAGGATCAGGTATGAGGTAACTCTTAACATACCTAGAAAACAAAGCACAAGCTCTCTATGGAGAAAATATCTATTTAGAGGAGAAAGGGGTGGGTGGTACTGAGATGGCAATCTTACGGGTCAGATCGGTTCCTCTTCGTGTCTACTGCTGCCAGATTCTGGCACTGAACAACAAAGATATGGAACTCCCGCAACTTTTGCACATAGTTTAGTGAAAACTGGATGCTCCCTTGAACGTCAACACTGCTGTAGTCACTATTGTATACACTTGCAACACTGCCGCTAACCTGAGGGTAATGAAAATACAATATTGTATCATTCCAAGTACATCAATGTGATTAACGTACATTAATGTGAATTCTAAGTAAATGTTCTGGttttattgtgaacaattcatcaTTGTAAGTAAGCAAAATGATGGTTTTATTCATAATCAGGATAAAATAAAGCCCCATGTTACTTTCTTCTCATTGAATATCCTGTTTCATTTGGATTACGTTGGATTCTGTCAGATTACGGAAGTAAACTGGGCTGTGCATGATTTATATCCGAGGTAAATGGGATAACTGACTGGGGCAGTTTGCATATGGATATGGAGTATGTTCTACTGTATATTATCTGATAGTATATGCAAGAACCTGGTAAATAGTTTAGTGTATAATATGCAGTATATGAACATACAGATGACAGAGAGGTGGAGCCAGAGTAGTTGCTGAGGTTAGTAAATTGTCTGTTATTCCACTGTGGTACACTGCTGCGGGAACTGCTCTCTGAGTCACTCTCTCCTTCATCGCtctaaaaaagaaagaacagcaGCAGGCATTTTGAGCACCACACATATTTTGTGACCCGGCCTCTTATCTtagataaaaatgacaaatgaacCAACTTCTTTTTGTAGGAATGAGGGCACTGATTTGCTGAGTTGCTTCAGGTGCTCTGGGTCTGAGGTCGCGAAGGAAGTCTGGACAACTGAGGGCAAAACAAGATGGCAGGAGAAAGcaaataaacatgcaaatatgaTGGCAACAAGGTTAATCTCTTACAATATGATTtaaaaagaatataaagcatttgaGAAGATAAGTTTGAGACTCGCCATCATAGTTCCCCTGCATGTAGTCGCTCGTTTGTTTGAGTTTTTGGTCTTGTCCTTAAGAAAGAGATCACAATGACAAAGTAGAACAGATTATGTTGTCACATGAACTCTCCATTTACAACCAAACAATAAGATGTTTTACTCTGAAAGAAGTATTGTGCTACTGTGTGATAAGCATACTATGAAAGGAACAgataaatatggatattgtACTTTAAGCTGAAAAACTAATGATAAACAAGATTTATATTCTGgtatagtttaaaatgtttgacaTGGTAGAGGATTGATGCTCACTAGGAAGAATGCTGATGTCTTCCATGCTCTTATGGTATACCGGTCTAGATGAAGCTCGTCTCAAAGCTTTCTGAATGGGACTCTCATTTTCACCTGCAAGATTTAACAGTGGCAATTTGATCCAATAAAGGTACAAAGAATTAATACAACAAGCAAGAAGAATGCTTGCTGGTCTTGTGTTCCCGGTTCTTGTTCTGTTGTGTAATGTGAGCACATATCTGTTTGACTTAACACTTAAAAGGAAAGCTGTGGTAAAACGTTAAAAAACCTGTAGAGTAGAGTATAAAAGCTTCAAACTCACAGTTTGAAATCCCCTTAATGGCATTTCCATCAGTTTGTGTGGTTGAGTGGCGTCCCAGGCTCCCTCTCCTGGTTTGGAGGTCGGGGGAACCCTGTACTGGAGTACTGGTTTTCACTGGGGAGCACTTACAGCTACGGTTTGTCTCTGGAGATGACGTAAATGAAGTGCAGATAAAATCATCAACCTGCTCTGTAACTGGAGGTGGAGTGTACATACTTCTGTCTTCTGTAATCCCAAGGTAATGTTGGTAGTCCCGTGGAATGAAAGATCTAGCAAGAGGTTGCGAGTCGGAATCCTCTGAGGTACGTGATGGTCTTCTCTGAGTATTTTTGTCTCTGTCTCTCCAAGAGATTTCTGGGGATGTTTTTGGCATGGTATAGCTAGCTTCTTGTGTTTTCCTGGACTGTGTAATGCTAGCTTCTGGTGTTTTCTTGACCTGTTGCATATTGGGATCCTGAGTCTTCTTGGACTGAAGATGCAAGTCCTGGCTTTGCTCCTCAAATGCAGTGTTCACTGAAAACATGCTGGTGGCTCGACGCATGGCATTCGATTTTCCATTTAGACTGCCTTTGCTGCTTCTTCTACCCTGTTGAGGATGTGACTCTTGACCAGCCTGAGGTTTAGGTACCATTGTGGATTTTGAAGCAATCTGAGAGCTTTTCTGTGCCTGAAGAGATTGAGACACTTCATGGGATATTGCTTCGCCTGAGATCCTATGATTGGTTTTTGATTCAGATTCTTGTCTTGACATAATCCTCTTCTTCGAGGGAGACTGGAATAATCTAGTTTTGGCTGGTGAGGATGTTTTACCATTCTGGCTCTCGTTAAGAAAGTCTTTAACATTGGCTCTCTCAGTTGGACTTTGTGGACTTAAGGATCTCTGAATTCCACTTTCAAGGACCGGTGACCTTTGTCCAGATTTTTTAGGTGATCCTCCCCAGAAGTCACGAAGGTTCTTAAACTGTAAAGTGCTCATACCATCCATCACAACCGGCTTATCCTTTCGTAGAGGTTGCACAGAGAAATTGGGAGACAGTCTACCTCTGGCTGAAGTACTGtcctcatcatcatcctcatcatcatACTCTGTACCTATTGTTCTGAGATCAAACTCAGACTTTGTAAATCTTTGGTTCAGTCGAGCAGTCGTAGTTGATCTGATTTgagctgctgctgatgttttaGATTCTTTCTCCCAGAAGGACTTGAGTTGCTTGATCCTTTCTGCCATGTTCTCTTGCTGGGTATTCTGCTTAACAAAAGGCACTTGATTTGTTCTTGGTGCAGTTCTTGATTTTGCCTCTAATTCTTTTGGAGAGGTGTGATCTGCATCACTACTGTATGTGCTAACGGTGCCTGCCATGCTATCATCATTTTGACCCACTTGCAAGGATCCACTGTCAAGTGATGGTGAAGGTGATTTTAAACGTGGAAGAGTAACGTCTTTGTCTAAGGAAGAGCCTGCAAGTATTTGGTCAACCTTCTGATTAGCATATATCACTGGTGGTTTTGATTCATCTGTAACAATGGTTACTTGGGGTTTATAGATGGTGTTTGCACTCCCTACATGCTCAAGGTCTAAATCTTCTACCACTGTCTCTTTTTTCTGATGTATTGGAGATGTTACTTTCAAGCTCTGTTCACTTCTCTGTTGGTCCTCTACATGTTCAGTCAGCTTTCTGCTAACTTCACTGGGtatgcatttttcagttttaccaGGTACACTAGATTTGCTGATCAAAATCTTTGGACCAATGTTTTCTTTCTCCCAGAATGATCTCAAATTGGCAATTTTTGGTCGCTGGTTCTCTTCAGCACCTGGTCTTTCTTTTGGCTGATGCTGAGTCTGCTTGATGTCAGAGCTTTCCAGTTTGACATTGgtcacttcctc
Proteins encoded in this window:
- the sytl2b gene encoding uncharacterized protein sytl2b isoform X3, giving the protein MVFVQRTILSLRFRSFDSRQLQKAVPEEDRRKYLSGEWFYEAKSQRHQDRIHGSDIIMASMKQRKPSVVEYLTKSWGGRSRSISRKDSDGIMTSPTKTQTTESSEQLKERENGDTLEVQQENLSMRSPSKPRHNPFNSVPIELDFEETDIHFTSGPGLRKSIDRGSDSQVKHQEASNSEGNSEVSNTTQNGPPGQKPVPKKRTKINKPQSSISDSASSVSSQSVSTTAGSSIRSPPPRSIPKHSSNEPTLKTQLRQPVVSLSSVCKNSSQERDPEESKLTLGSTEESSSKTENKEPFSSSSPLKLPKSRLPVRASSQLIILPRGIQEKPKIQPRLSLNSITRADDGKKVEELLKQRRETNSCLPQSQSMELEGQNISGEIHHPRENAMFALTDNTKKPLDEITALQPTQHKSENVENPMAQFPKLEATRTEENIKKTAVGQQVPRSLNITDTFSKTDASSDSESNYSPLVFSIKQKTNNSKQENAKLEVMTDEHIQTPTDEQGDSIAKVLEWFSRSSDSSDRLDIESNVQEDMEEDTKIDDIDFEDEVDLRSKPRDNVYLIIPRQSEEVQSEVNMTFLQQTDWGKEQSADEPTQNIPKDRRRSESASHNEPLVRKPSNDSALIANSAPLEIPEVNISVGEKISQNENKTEAFIKREEVTNVKLESSDIKQTQHQPKERPGAEENQRPKIANLRSFWEKENIGPKILISKSSVPGKTEKCIPSEVSRKLTEHVEDQQRSEQSLKVTSPIHQKKETVVEDLDLEHVGSANTIYKPQVTIVTDESKPPVIYANQKVDQILAGSSLDKDVTLPRLKSPSPSLDSGSLQVGQNDDSMAGTVSTYSSDADHTSPKELEAKSRTAPRTNQVPFVKQNTQQENMAERIKQLKSFWEKESKTSAAAQIRSTTTARLNQRFTKSEFDLRTIGTEYDDEDDDEDSTSARGRLSPNFSVQPLRKDKPVVMDGMSTLQFKNLRDFWGGSPKKSGQRSPVLESGIQRSLSPQSPTERANVKDFLNESQNGKTSSPAKTRLFQSPSKKRIMSRQESESKTNHRISGEAISHEVSQSLQAQKSSQIASKSTMVPKPQAGQESHPQQGRRSSKGSLNGKSNAMRRATSMFSVNTAFEEQSQDLHLQSKKTQDPNMQQVKKTPEASITQSRKTQEASYTMPKTSPEISWRDRDKNTQRRPSRTSEDSDSQPLARSFIPRDYQHYLGITEDRSMYTPPPVTEQVDDFICTSFTSSPETNRSCKCSPVKTSTPVQGSPDLQTRRGSLGRHSTTQTDGNAIKGISNCENESPIQKALRRASSRPVYHKSMEDISILPRQDQKLKQTSDYMQGNYDVVQTSFATSDPEHLKQLSKSVPSFLQKESDEGESDSESSSRSSVPQWNNRQFTNLSNYSGSTSLSSVSGSVASVYNSDYSSVDVQGSIQFSLNYVQKLREFHIFVVQCQNLAAVDTKRNRSDPYVKSYLIPDPANLGKRKTAVKKKTLNPTYNEILRYRVRMEYLTSQVLNLSAWHNDTFGRNSFLGEIELDLSSWDFTDTEMKLFPLKPRNLFSQTTNSLQPSDLRGQMRLAIRFLPQISHSKNIPGSGEVHIWVKDCKNLPLIRSPTIDPYVKCFVLPDTSKKSRQKTRVLKRTTNPIFNHTMVYDGFRAEDLKEACVELTVWDRDRLANHSLGGLRLGLGTGKSYGVQVDWMDSTTEEVALWRRMMESPNEWVEGLLPLRIVTAAKNTWK